A single Nostoc sp. PCC 7107 DNA region contains:
- a CDS encoding response regulator produces the protein MKTVLIVEDDLINARVFSKILTKRGGLDVTHTENVEEVIQIAQSGKADLILMDVSLSRSVYQGKSVDGIKITQMLKSDPQTANLPIILVTAHAMEGDRENFLKQSGADGYISKPVVDHQQFVDQIMALLPH, from the coding sequence ATGAAAACCGTTTTAATTGTTGAAGACGATCTAATTAATGCTCGCGTTTTTTCCAAAATTTTGACTAAACGCGGTGGCTTAGATGTAACACATACCGAAAATGTCGAAGAAGTGATTCAAATTGCTCAATCGGGGAAAGCAGATCTAATTTTAATGGATGTTTCTTTGTCTAGAAGTGTTTATCAAGGTAAGTCTGTTGATGGCATCAAAATTACCCAAATGTTGAAGTCTGATCCACAAACAGCCAATTTACCGATTATTTTGGTGACTGCACACGCGATGGAAGGCGATCGCGAAAACTTTCTTAAGCAAAGTGGTGCTGATGGTTACATCTCCAAGCCTGTTGTTGACCACCAACAATTTGTTGACCAAATCATGGCACTTCTTCCCCATTAA
- a CDS encoding tetratricopeptide repeat protein codes for MPKHVHLISFLVACSLLSIPKVAHAQALIPHTLQLDPAKLEKQGLTLAQEAAQLAQFQQIDLALPRARLASQLAPKNDKVWLLLGGLHLQNREFDPALAALKKAQALNPKNADVFFAMGSANFQQKKYDAAIANYQAGLKLKPNDPEALFDLGNAYYMQGKLPEAIAQYNQAVAQDKKFWAAINNIGLIQYEQGNADAAIKQWQTAVSIDKQAAEPLLALAVALYTKGDRQQSLTLGATALRIDQRYADVDFLKENLWGERLLSDTKKFLELPTIQAALQQQPAPQ; via the coding sequence GTGCCTAAACACGTTCATTTGATTTCATTTCTGGTTGCCTGTAGTTTGTTGAGTATACCCAAAGTTGCTCATGCACAGGCACTAATTCCCCATACGCTGCAATTAGATCCAGCAAAGTTGGAGAAACAAGGGCTGACTTTAGCACAAGAGGCAGCGCAACTAGCTCAATTTCAGCAGATTGATTTAGCTTTACCGCGAGCGCGGTTGGCCAGCCAACTGGCTCCCAAAAATGATAAAGTTTGGCTGCTGTTGGGTGGTTTGCATTTACAAAATCGGGAATTTGATCCGGCGCTGGCTGCTTTGAAAAAGGCGCAAGCGCTCAATCCCAAAAATGCAGACGTTTTTTTTGCTATGGGTTCGGCTAATTTTCAACAGAAAAAGTATGATGCGGCAATTGCTAATTATCAAGCAGGTTTAAAGCTGAAACCAAATGACCCAGAAGCCTTGTTTGATTTAGGTAACGCCTATTATATGCAGGGTAAATTACCAGAAGCGATCGCCCAATACAATCAGGCAGTCGCTCAAGATAAAAAATTCTGGGCAGCAATTAATAACATTGGTTTAATTCAGTACGAACAGGGTAATGCTGATGCCGCTATTAAGCAATGGCAAACGGCTGTATCTATCGATAAACAAGCGGCTGAACCTTTACTGGCCTTAGCCGTGGCACTATATACTAAAGGCGATCGTCAGCAAAGCCTGACATTAGGAGCAACTGCTTTACGCATCGATCAGCGCTATGCTGATGTGGATTTTCTGAAGGAAAATCTTTGGGGTGAACGTCTATTATCTGATACAAAGAAATTTTTAGAACTGCCAACTATTCAAGCAGCTCTACAGCAACAGCCTGCACCACAGTAA
- a CDS encoding TetR/AcrR family transcriptional regulator, producing the protein MARKPKITNQQILEAAREVFLQQGFGGSTIEIAQLAGISEASIFKRFSTKEELFFAAMGLPERPLWIKELENLCGTGNLKENLIQVCLQILEFYSEVLPRFMMLRSRGSAFPEPFTRKEQGLMQDVKVLTSFLEREISLSRLRPVNAKIVAHILVGTLMNYVLFEQKPCSQTSFTIEPVKDFDLEHQPKVVFSFVQSLVEAIWLGIAPI; encoded by the coding sequence ATGGCTCGTAAACCTAAAATTACTAATCAGCAAATTTTAGAAGCTGCCCGCGAAGTTTTCCTTCAGCAAGGTTTTGGTGGTTCAACTATAGAAATTGCTCAACTAGCTGGTATTTCTGAGGCTTCAATTTTCAAGCGCTTTTCTACGAAAGAAGAATTGTTTTTTGCCGCTATGGGTCTTCCAGAAAGACCTTTGTGGATAAAAGAACTGGAAAACTTATGTGGTACAGGTAATCTCAAAGAAAATCTAATCCAGGTATGTCTTCAGATTTTAGAATTTTATAGTGAAGTACTGCCTCGCTTTATGATGCTGCGTTCCCGTGGTAGTGCCTTTCCCGAACCTTTTACCAGAAAAGAACAGGGATTAATGCAAGATGTTAAAGTACTGACTTCTTTTCTAGAGCGAGAAATTAGCCTCAGTAGATTACGTCCTGTGAATGCCAAAATAGTTGCTCATATTTTAGTAGGAACCCTGATGAATTATGTTCTTTTTGAGCAGAAACCATGCTCTCAAACTAGTTTTACAATTGAACCTGTCAAGGACTTTGATTTAGAACATCAACCAAAAGTTGTGTTTTCATTTGTTCAGAGTCTGGTAGAGGCAATTTGGTTAGGCATCGCACCTATTTAA
- a CDS encoding pentapeptide repeat-containing protein, which translates to MAIESNSPNPPSPEPLPEQEPDDFDGDSRDNHLSPEALTAQQALAAISSLQSSHNAAVMQQARSSMQQRPTQQFTVKPRALMLTIAAIAFTLLGAILNNWVVGMVGTLLTLVLSLAMLLPWLQYVLKEWFTPEDRTLFVGFLGLIAAIVGFIKFSGIGDRLLILGRRINWEASGTLAEWFGALGQILIAIIAVYVAWRQYVISKDLTIQQNLLTVQQNIITQQQTIDSYFQGISDLVLDEEGLLEDWPQERAIAEGRTAAIFSSVDGSGKAKILRFLSRSKLLTPLKRDRRLGRAILNGMGGYAEDRLEGVRVIDLGVMLATADLSSTDLRWTDLSEANLVRANLSACDLVKANLSRTILYHTNLNSADMNGVRLFYGSVEKASPRSRTEPPNYETGEHTGAVIENADFTNVQRMSETNRYYCCAWGGETTRATIPGGCEGIPNLLGK; encoded by the coding sequence ATGGCAATTGAATCTAACTCTCCCAATCCACCAAGCCCAGAACCTTTACCCGAACAGGAGCCAGATGATTTCGATGGTGACTCTAGGGATAATCATTTAAGTCCAGAAGCACTAACAGCCCAACAAGCACTAGCCGCGATTTCATCTTTGCAATCATCACACAATGCCGCCGTGATGCAGCAAGCTCGTTCTAGTATGCAGCAACGCCCTACCCAGCAATTCACGGTTAAGCCCAGGGCATTAATGCTGACTATAGCAGCGATCGCTTTCACGTTGTTAGGAGCCATCCTCAATAACTGGGTTGTGGGAATGGTGGGAACCTTGCTCACTTTGGTGTTATCTCTAGCCATGCTATTGCCTTGGTTGCAATATGTTCTCAAAGAATGGTTTACACCGGAAGACAGAACCTTATTTGTCGGCTTTTTGGGACTAATAGCAGCCATTGTGGGCTTCATCAAATTTTCTGGGATTGGCGATCGCCTTCTCATATTAGGGCGGAGAATTAACTGGGAAGCCTCTGGAACTTTAGCAGAATGGTTTGGCGCATTAGGGCAAATTTTAATCGCCATCATTGCCGTTTATGTAGCGTGGCGACAATACGTTATTTCCAAAGACCTGACAATTCAACAAAATTTGCTGACAGTTCAACAAAATATTATCACTCAGCAGCAAACAATAGATTCTTATTTCCAAGGCATTTCGGACTTGGTGCTAGATGAAGAAGGCTTATTAGAAGACTGGCCCCAAGAAAGAGCGATCGCCGAAGGTCGCACAGCCGCAATTTTTAGTAGCGTTGATGGCAGTGGTAAAGCCAAAATTCTCCGCTTTCTCTCCCGTTCCAAATTACTCACACCCTTAAAACGCGATCGGCGCTTAGGTCGAGCAATTCTCAATGGTATGGGTGGTTATGCAGAAGACCGTTTAGAAGGTGTACGCGTCATTGACTTAGGTGTAATGTTAGCCACCGCAGACCTTTCTAGCACAGATTTGCGTTGGACTGACTTGAGTGAAGCTAATCTTGTTCGTGCTAATCTCAGTGCTTGCGACTTGGTAAAAGCAAACCTCTCCCGCACTATTTTATATCATACCAATCTCAATAGTGCTGATATGAATGGAGTGCGTTTATTTTATGGGTCTGTTGAGAAAGCTTCGCCCCGTAGTCGTACAGAACCTCCAAACTATGAAACTGGTGAACATACAGGGGCTGTAATAGAAAATGCTGATTTCACAAATGTTCAAAGGATGTCTGAGACGAACCGTTACTACTGCTGTGCTTGGGGTGGAGAAACAACTAGAGCCACCATTCCCGGTGGTTGCGAAGGTATCCCCAATCTATTGGGAAAATAG
- a CDS encoding YdcF family protein, with amino-acid sequence MRHKFTQNSSISDKRKLNKTLQLLQKILRGLCLILGCWLIFTTITLVSASSKPVDALFVLGGSIRREIYVAQQARQNPQIPILISRGSLDPCIWLIFQREAADLQNVWLENCADSTFDNFYYGIPILKRWGVHKVKLISSPSHFPRAKWMAQILLGAQGIWVEPEVVQEKGRPANQEYWWKTAFDITRSSFWAVISQFIQPQCSSVTQLTDVDMERWERQGFVCERQGGLGSKGGRGQGGKGVGE; translated from the coding sequence ATGAGACATAAATTTACTCAAAATTCATCAATTTCTGACAAGAGAAAATTAAATAAAACGTTGCAATTGCTACAAAAAATTTTACGTGGTTTATGCCTAATTTTGGGCTGCTGGCTAATTTTCACAACTATAACCTTAGTTTCTGCATCTTCCAAGCCTGTTGATGCTTTGTTTGTACTGGGGGGCAGTATTCGCCGCGAAATCTACGTTGCCCAACAAGCAAGACAAAATCCCCAAATTCCAATTTTAATTTCTCGCGGTTCTTTAGACCCCTGTATATGGCTGATTTTTCAAAGAGAGGCAGCAGATTTACAAAACGTTTGGTTAGAAAACTGCGCTGATTCTACTTTTGATAATTTCTACTACGGAATTCCGATTCTGAAACGTTGGGGAGTACATAAAGTAAAGTTAATTAGCTCTCCCAGTCATTTCCCCAGAGCTAAATGGATGGCTCAAATTCTTTTAGGAGCGCAAGGAATTTGGGTAGAACCAGAGGTAGTTCAAGAAAAAGGTCGTCCGGCTAATCAGGAATATTGGTGGAAAACAGCATTTGACATCACACGAAGTTCATTCTGGGCAGTGATCAGTCAATTTATCCAACCACAATGCTCATCTGTTACCCAACTGACTGATGTGGATATGGAACGTTGGGAACGTCAAGGTTTTGTCTGTGAACGACAAGGAGGATTGGGGAGCAAGGGAGGAAGAGGACAGGGAGGCAAGGGTGTGGGAGAGTAA
- the ctpB gene encoding carboxyl-terminal processing protease CtpB, translating to MNQSAKHYSPLQLAMIGGAIATTAAISVFGPAWTRCVRAALQDSPKTLVDQVWQLVNREYVDGTFNQQNWQATRQSLLSKDYSSKQEAYIAIREALQKLGDPYTRFMDPKQYEALTNQTSGEVSGIGIRMELNEKTQRLTVVEAIDNSPALKAGIKAGDEILAIDGKPTLKLKVDDASKLIRGQAGTPITLRLERSGQGAFDLKLTRATIEVPTVSYTLKQEGNRRVGYIRLREFSGHAADQMRRAIRDLNGKKVDAFVLDLRGNPGGLLQASIEIARMWMDNGAIVRTVDRQGSSEQTKANRTSLTKLPLAILVDGNSASASEILTGALKDNKRAVVIGSQTFGKALVQSVHELSDGSGLAVTIAHYYTPLGTDINHKGIAPDIKIDLTEAQERQLASNPNLIGTPSDPQYAGAIAALSSNSFARSSVIQNIPPVSASAETLKF from the coding sequence ATGAACCAATCTGCGAAACATTACTCGCCGCTCCAACTAGCCATGATTGGTGGAGCGATCGCCACAACCGCCGCTATATCCGTATTTGGCCCTGCTTGGACTCGCTGCGTTCGTGCCGCCTTACAAGATAGCCCTAAAACCTTAGTTGACCAGGTATGGCAACTGGTAAATCGTGAGTATGTTGATGGAACTTTTAATCAACAAAATTGGCAAGCAACTAGGCAGAGCCTATTAAGTAAAGATTATTCTTCTAAACAAGAAGCATATATAGCCATCCGCGAAGCTTTACAAAAATTGGGTGATCCGTATACCAGATTTATGGATCCTAAACAGTATGAGGCTCTTACCAATCAAACATCTGGGGAAGTCTCAGGTATTGGTATTCGGATGGAACTAAACGAAAAAACTCAGCGCCTGACGGTTGTGGAAGCCATAGATAATTCTCCAGCATTGAAAGCAGGGATTAAAGCTGGGGACGAGATATTAGCAATTGATGGGAAACCCACTTTGAAACTAAAGGTGGATGATGCTTCCAAACTAATTCGTGGTCAAGCAGGTACTCCAATCACATTACGTTTGGAAAGAAGCGGACAGGGTGCGTTTGACTTGAAACTAACACGGGCAACAATTGAAGTGCCAACAGTTAGTTACACTCTCAAGCAAGAAGGTAATCGTCGTGTAGGTTACATCCGCTTAAGAGAGTTTAGTGGCCACGCCGCAGATCAAATGCGTCGAGCAATTAGAGATTTGAATGGTAAGAAAGTTGATGCTTTTGTCTTAGATCTGCGTGGGAACCCTGGTGGTTTATTGCAGGCTAGTATCGAAATTGCCCGGATGTGGATGGATAATGGTGCGATCGTCCGCACAGTTGACCGTCAAGGTAGTAGTGAACAAACCAAAGCTAATCGTACTTCTTTGACAAAACTCCCTTTGGCTATACTGGTGGATGGTAATTCTGCTAGTGCCAGCGAAATTTTAACAGGTGCGCTCAAAGATAATAAACGCGCAGTAGTTATTGGTAGTCAAACCTTTGGTAAAGCTTTAGTACAGTCAGTGCATGAATTATCAGATGGTTCTGGTTTGGCTGTCACTATCGCCCACTACTACACCCCACTGGGAACTGATATTAACCATAAGGGAATAGCGCCAGATATCAAGATAGATTTGACAGAAGCTCAAGAGCGTCAGTTAGCATCTAACCCTAATTTAATTGGTACTCCCAGCGATCCGCAGTATGCTGGAGCGATCGCAGCTTTATCTAGTAATAGTTTTGCTCGGTCTTCTGTGATTCAAAACATTCCACCTGTGAGTGCTAGTGCTGAAACCTTGAAGTTCTAG
- a CDS encoding glycosyltransferase family 2 protein, producing the protein MNYQPVNTTTAARFLPMVSVVVPIYNAEADLSALIACLSSQTYPKDRVEYLLVDNNSSDRTLTLLQEAAANSAITIRALSENQIQSSYAARNTGIRAATGEIIAFTDADCHPQPQWLESLIQPFVNSEVVIVAGEITALPGNTLLEQYAELQDILSQKHTLAHPFCAYGQTANLAIRRTALEKVGLFRPYLTTGGDADICWRILRHNLGRLEFAPQATVQHRHRTTLKELASQWRRYGRSNRYLHELHGIELMPELTLPECGNRLLRWIFKEVPKNTVKAIAGKANLVDLLNTPITVFVIQARMAGQKNAKLPENAKIIAWL; encoded by the coding sequence ATGAATTATCAGCCAGTTAACACAACCACCGCCGCCAGATTTTTACCAATGGTGTCGGTGGTTGTTCCTATTTATAATGCTGAAGCAGATTTATCGGCGTTGATTGCTTGTTTGTCGTCGCAAACCTACCCAAAAGACCGTGTAGAATACTTGTTGGTAGATAATAACAGTAGCGATCGCACTCTCACTTTACTCCAAGAAGCTGCTGCAAATTCGGCAATTACAATTCGAGCTTTGAGCGAAAATCAAATTCAAAGTTCTTACGCTGCAAGGAACACAGGAATTCGCGCTGCTACTGGAGAAATTATCGCTTTTACTGATGCTGATTGCCATCCCCAACCCCAATGGCTAGAATCACTCATCCAACCTTTTGTTAATTCCGAGGTGGTGATTGTTGCTGGGGAAATTACAGCACTTCCAGGGAATACTTTACTAGAACAATACGCTGAACTTCAGGATATTTTATCGCAAAAGCATACATTAGCTCATCCTTTTTGCGCCTATGGGCAGACTGCTAATTTAGCAATTCGCCGCACTGCTTTAGAAAAAGTCGGCTTATTTCGGCCTTATTTAACAACTGGTGGTGATGCAGATATCTGCTGGCGAATTTTGCGGCACAATCTTGGGCGTTTAGAGTTTGCACCCCAAGCGACTGTACAGCACCGCCACCGTACCACACTTAAAGAACTGGCGAGTCAATGGCGACGCTATGGACGTTCAAATCGCTATTTGCATGAATTACATGGGATAGAACTGATGCCAGAATTGACACTTCCCGAATGTGGAAATCGGTTATTACGCTGGATATTTAAGGAAGTACCGAAAAATACAGTGAAGGCGATCGCAGGTAAAGCCAATCTTGTAGATTTATTAAATACTCCTATTACTGTATTTGTCATCCAAGCTCGGATGGCTGGGCAGAAAAATGCTAAGTTACCAGAAAATGCCAAGATAATAGCTTGGTTGTAA
- a CDS encoding S1 RNA-binding domain-containing protein yields the protein MTFTQSLNNQILRGWILLRIETDDICTETWTSYIFDPYQELYIWLGQIRDLQLPAKMIIDKEGREVELIAESLSDLLVQFRVEPWMSARNTTTRLNITVERCELLKAFHDGIIKFIQDEYQPSQWSYIDNLSNTNWGALLQPNNSSGQNWQTRLAMYGGGHSRVPETGRETVWNQLTLKQQWLVTLHDVLLWIANLAANGQIREVYAVVSLYKNLPIDIALGELDASWYEQRKIELYQQYELRENSITRRTIHNRSRLAKARLETLKLGQIIDGSIIKIKPYGVFVDIGGYYALLHISAISQQPVEHPEKVFQIGDWIRAIIISMDVERGRVSLSTSDLETEPGDMLKDPLIVYEKAEEMAARYYQNVLSKLQ from the coding sequence GTGACTTTTACCCAATCCTTGAATAATCAAATTCTGAGAGGATGGATTTTACTCCGTATAGAAACTGATGATATTTGTACTGAAACTTGGACATCATATATATTCGATCCATACCAAGAATTGTACATTTGGTTGGGGCAAATTCGAGATTTGCAACTACCTGCAAAAATGATCATAGATAAAGAAGGTCGTGAAGTAGAGCTGATAGCTGAGAGTTTAAGCGATTTACTTGTGCAATTTCGGGTTGAGCCGTGGATGTCTGCTAGAAATACTACAACACGCCTTAATATTACGGTTGAACGTTGCGAATTGCTCAAGGCCTTTCACGATGGAATTATCAAGTTTATTCAAGATGAATATCAACCATCACAATGGTCGTACATTGATAATCTGAGTAATACAAATTGGGGTGCTTTGCTCCAGCCAAATAATAGTTCTGGTCAAAATTGGCAAACACGTTTAGCAATGTATGGAGGAGGACATAGCAGGGTTCCCGAAACCGGACGTGAAACAGTATGGAATCAACTAACCCTAAAACAACAATGGTTGGTAACTTTACATGATGTACTTTTATGGATAGCAAATTTAGCAGCTAACGGTCAAATTAGAGAAGTCTACGCAGTTGTCAGTTTATACAAAAATTTACCAATAGATATTGCATTAGGTGAATTGGATGCGAGTTGGTATGAGCAACGGAAAATTGAGTTATATCAACAATATGAACTACGTGAGAACTCCATCACCAGACGAACAATTCATAATCGTAGCCGTTTAGCAAAGGCAAGACTAGAAACACTTAAGCTTGGTCAAATTATAGATGGCAGTATCATTAAAATTAAGCCGTATGGTGTCTTCGTTGATATTGGAGGATATTACGCACTACTACATATTTCCGCAATTTCTCAACAACCTGTTGAACATCCAGAAAAGGTCTTTCAAATTGGTGACTGGATTAGAGCAATAATTATCTCAATGGATGTTGAAAGAGGGCGAGTGTCGCTATCAACTAGCGATTTGGAAACTGAACCAGGTGATATGCTAAAAGACCCATTGATTGTGTATGAAAAAGCCGAAGAAATGGCTGCTAGATACTATCAAAATGTCTTGTCAAAGCTACAATAG
- a CDS encoding Uma2 family endonuclease — MVTLRFRQIRVTPGQRVILEDVIWQEFEAILDELGEHRNSRIAYNQGILEIMVPLPEHEKIKVIIGDLVKILLDELDLYWESLGSTTFKREDMAAGIEPDDCFYIQNYQLMIGKERIDLSVDPPPDLAIEIDITSKTKASAYQALKVPEIWRYFQGKLEINLLQGDKYVKSDTSLIFPNFGVIEEIPRFIEMAKTTGTTLTLRAFRQWVRKYIITHEP; from the coding sequence ATGGTTACACTGCGATTCAGGCAAATTCGAGTTACGCCAGGTCAGCGCGTGATATTGGAAGATGTAATTTGGCAAGAATTTGAGGCGATTCTTGATGAATTAGGAGAACATCGTAACAGCCGCATCGCCTACAACCAAGGCATACTAGAAATTATGGTTCCACTCCCAGAGCATGAGAAAATTAAAGTCATTATTGGGGACTTGGTAAAAATCCTCCTTGATGAACTTGATTTGTACTGGGAATCTCTTGGTTCAACAACCTTCAAGCGTGAAGATATGGCTGCGGGGATCGAACCAGACGATTGCTTTTACATTCAAAATTACCAATTGATGATAGGTAAAGAACGCATTGACTTAAGCGTTGACCCTCCACCTGATTTAGCAATTGAAATCGATATCACTTCAAAAACTAAAGCAAGTGCCTATCAAGCATTAAAAGTACCAGAAATTTGGCGGTACTTTCAAGGCAAGTTAGAAATCAATTTACTTCAAGGGGATAAATATGTTAAGTCTGATACAAGTTTAATTTTTCCCAATTTTGGAGTTATTGAAGAAATTCCCCGATTTATAGAAATGGCAAAAACTACAGGAACTACGCTAACGCTGAGAGCATTTCGTCAGTGGGTAAGAAAATATATCATTACTCACGAACCTTAA
- a CDS encoding precorrin-2 C(20)-methyltransferase translates to MTTKGRLYGVGVGPGDPELLTVKALRLLQAAPVIAYQSATDKESIARAIVSQYLTGEQIEVPFHLPRALEPEKAKAIYDQEVEPIAQHLAAGRDVVVVCEGDPFFYGSFMYVFTRLSQHYHTEVVPGVSSLMACPVALGVPFTYYNDILTILPAPLPAEELITQLLNTDAAAIMKLGRHFTKVRDILEQLGLASRALYIERATMSQQRIVPLSEVDPAEVPYFAMIVIPSKNRL, encoded by the coding sequence ATGACAACCAAAGGCCGTTTGTATGGAGTTGGTGTCGGCCCTGGCGACCCCGAACTATTGACAGTCAAAGCACTGCGGTTATTGCAGGCTGCACCTGTAATTGCCTATCAATCAGCCACAGATAAAGAGAGTATAGCGCGGGCGATCGTGTCTCAATATTTGACAGGCGAACAAATCGAAGTCCCCTTTCACTTACCCCGCGCCTTAGAACCAGAAAAAGCCAAAGCTATATATGACCAAGAAGTTGAACCAATTGCTCAACACCTCGCCGCTGGACGCGATGTCGTAGTTGTGTGTGAAGGAGACCCGTTTTTCTACGGTTCCTTCATGTATGTATTTACACGCTTGTCTCAGCATTACCATACCGAAGTAGTGCCTGGTGTTTCCTCACTCATGGCTTGTCCAGTCGCTTTAGGTGTACCCTTCACCTACTACAACGATATTCTCACCATTTTACCCGCCCCACTACCAGCCGAAGAACTGATCACACAACTGTTAAATACAGATGCAGCCGCAATTATGAAACTAGGCCGCCATTTTACAAAAGTGCGGGATATTTTGGAGCAGTTAGGATTAGCATCACGGGCATTGTATATTGAACGGGCAACAATGTCACAGCAGCGAATTGTCCCCTTGAGTGAAGTTGACCCGGCTGAAGTACCTTATTTTGCCATGATTGTTATACCCAGTAAAAATCGCTTATAA
- a CDS encoding precorrin-8X methylmutase, protein MSEYIRNPNEIYRNSFSIIRSEANLDVLPTDVAKVAVRLIHACGMTDIVTDLGYSPTAVQSARAALISGAPILCDCRMVAEGVTRRRLPANNEVICTLNYPEVPELAQKLGNTRSAAALELWRSHLENSVVAIGNAPTALFRLLEMLDQGAPKPAVILGFPVGFVGAAESKAALAADSRNVPFMTLHGRRGGSAIAAAAVNALATEEE, encoded by the coding sequence ATGTCCGAATATATCCGAAACCCTAACGAAATCTACCGTAATTCTTTCTCTATCATTCGGTCAGAAGCTAACTTAGATGTGCTGCCGACAGATGTAGCAAAAGTTGCTGTGCGTCTGATTCATGCCTGTGGCATGACGGATATTGTGACTGACTTGGGATATTCACCCACAGCAGTCCAATCAGCACGCGCCGCACTGATATCTGGTGCGCCTATTTTATGTGATTGTCGGATGGTAGCCGAAGGAGTCACCAGGCGGCGACTACCAGCCAATAACGAAGTTATTTGCACCCTGAATTATCCCGAAGTCCCAGAACTCGCCCAAAAACTGGGTAATACAAGGTCAGCCGCAGCATTAGAATTATGGCGATCGCACTTAGAAAACTCAGTCGTTGCCATTGGTAATGCACCCACCGCCCTATTTAGGTTACTCGAAATGTTAGACCAAGGAGCGCCGAAACCTGCGGTAATTTTAGGTTTCCCGGTCGGATTTGTCGGTGCAGCCGAATCAAAAGCCGCCCTAGCAGCAGACAGTCGGAATGTACCATTTATGACATTACATGGTCGGCGGGGTGGAAGTGCGATCGCCGCCGCAGCAGTTAACGCCTTGGCCACGGAGGAGGAATAA